The Acidobacteriota bacterium DNA segment GCGGCTGATGTCCCTGCGCGCGGACCGGCGATGCGGCGACCACGATGACCAGTCCGAGCGTGGCAGCAAGGTATCGGGTACCGGGCATCGGGCACCGGGCACCGAACAGTCGCGCACCGGGCGATACCGGCGGGGTACGCGGCAACCGGCAGCCGGCAGCCGGCAACCGGGTACCCCACATCGCCAGATGGAGCGAAGGGGTTTCAACCCCTTCGGGGTCTCGGTCGACGAGAGGTGTGCTCGACGCAGTCACGGGAGTAAAGACGCCGGGATCAGGGGCGCGGCTGTTGTGCGGCCACGCGGCGCAGCAGGTCGTTGCGCTGCTGCTCGATCTTGCGGAAGGCCTGTTCCACCTGGACGATGTCGCCCTGGCGCTGCAATTCGAACTGACGGCCGAGCTCGGTGACGCGCAGTGCGAGGTTGCTCTGCTGGCGGATTTCGCTCTGGTCGATCAGTTCCTGGATGCGCTGGAGGAGCTGTGCATCGGTCATCGTGCGGCCAGCCGGCGCCGGAGCTGCCGCCAACGCGGCACGCATCGGCACGGCGTCCTGTGCCTGCCGCGATTCGGCGAGCAGGCGCGACACGTCAGTCCTGATCTGCGTGGCGAGCAGGTCCATGTCCTGCCGCCAGGGCGGCTCGCCCGCCGACGCGGCGCTGACCCATGCCTGTGCAGGCGAGGCCGATGTCATCGACACGGGCGTGGCCTCGGCAGCCTGGGGTGCCGCGCTCGCATCCACCGCCGACGCCGGGACGACGCCCGCCTGAGCGGACCTGATCTCGTCACGCGACACGCCCGTCCGGATGCGCAGGCCGTCTGTGCCGTACGAAATGTCGAGTTGCGCGAGTGAGACGGCCGACGCCAGCACCAGCACCGCGGCGGCGGCAAGGCCGCCACGCCAGAGCATCGACCGGTACGGAGACGCGGGTTCCTGCCTGACGAGGGCGAACCCGAGAGGGAGGCGTGGAGCGTGCCAGGCGCCGAGCATCCCGCGTGTGCCGTCGAGGGCGGTCAGGGCTTCGGCACACCGAGGGCACCTGTCCACATGTGTGTGGAGCACCGCTCGTTCATCGGCAGTCCCCTCATCGTCGTAGAGCAGGACGAGGAGGGATTCGGGATCAGGGCAGCGCTTCACATCGATCATCGATCGTCGCCGTCAGTGGCGACGGGCCTCCATTCCAGAAGCAGGTCGTGCATCGGGAAGCACCACGTCAGCCGTGATGCCCTGCCGCTCCAGTTCACGCCGGAGCACGACCAGTCCCTGGTAGAGCCGCGTCTTCACTGTGCTCAGGGGGCAGTCCAGCAGATCGGCGATCTCCTGGAAGGTCAGCCCCTGGTATTCCTTGAGGACGATGGCCTTGCGCTGATCTTCGCTCAGCGCCTTCATCGCCCGGTTCACTGCGGCGCCGAGATCGCGCCGCGCCACGAGATCCTCGACCGACTCGACGGGCCCATGTTCGCCCGCGAGCTCGATCACGTCCACACCTTCGGGCGTCTCGACAAACGGCGCCCGCTTCTGCCGCCGGATCCAGTCGCGGCAGAGATTCAGCGTGATCCGATACAGCCAGGACGAGAACTTGGCGTCGCCGCGGAAGCCACCGAGCGACCGGTACGCACGGAGGAACGCCTCCTGCACCAGATCGCGCGCCTCTTCCTCGCGCCCGATCACTCGGTACGCCAGGGCATAGATCGGCCGCTCCCAGCGAACCACCAGCTGGTTGAAGCTGTCCATGTCGCCACCCGCCGAGCGGGCGACGAGTTCCTCGTCGCTGGACGTCATCTGCGCAGTGGACCCCGGGGCATCGCCTCCCCGTGTCCTGTTCTTCTGACGCCCAGGCGTCGAATTGGTCGGGACGGACACCGCGACGTCTCCGAAATGGTCTCCAGTGAGGACAGAAACGGACATTGGCACGCTCCTGTGTCAGGACAGTGCAAGGAGAATGCCGGGGCCGGCTGTTAGGATCCCTCCGTGTTGCAGTTGGTGGGGCTTCGCAAGGCGTTCGCCGATCGGGTGTTGCTCGACAACGTGACGTGGCAGCTCAACGCGCGGGATCGCGTGGGGCTGTGCGGGCCGAACGGCGCGGGCAAGACCACGCTCATGAAGATCCTGGCGCGGCTCGACGAGCCCGACGCCGGTGAGGTGGTCACGCCGGCGGACCTTACCATCGGGTACCTG contains these protein-coding regions:
- a CDS encoding sigma-70 family RNA polymerase sigma factor yields the protein MTSSDEELVARSAGGDMDSFNQLVVRWERPIYALAYRVIGREEEARDLVQEAFLRAYRSLGGFRGDAKFSSWLYRITLNLCRDWIRRQKRAPFVETPEGVDVIELAGEHGPVESVEDLVARRDLGAAVNRAMKALSEDQRKAIVLKEYQGLTFQEIADLLDCPLSTVKTRLYQGLVVLRRELERQGITADVVLPDARPASGMEARRH